In a single window of the Elaeis guineensis isolate ETL-2024a chromosome 6, EG11, whole genome shotgun sequence genome:
- the LOC105046761 gene encoding tubulin beta-7 chain, with amino-acid sequence MREILHIQGGQCGNQIGAKFWEVICDEHGIDQTGKYSGDSDLQLERINVYYNEASGGRYVPRAVLMDLEPGTMDSLRSGPFGQVFRPDNFVFGQSGAGNNWAKGHYTEGAELIDAVLDVVRKEAENCDCLQGFQVCHSLGGGTGSGMGTLLISKIREEYPDRMMLTFSVFPSPKVSDTVVEPYNATLSVHQLVENADECMVLDNEALYDICFRTLKLATPTFGDLNHLISATMSGVTCCLRFPGQLNSDLRKLAVNLIPFPRLHFFMVGFAPLTSRGSQQYRALTVPELTQQMWDSKNMMCAADPRHGRYLTASAMFRGKMSTKEVDEQMINVQNKNSSYFVEWIPNNVKSSVCDIPPKGLKMASTFIGNSTSIQEMFHRVSEQFTAMFRRKAFLHWYTGEGMDEMEFTEAESNMNDLVAEYQQYQDATADEEYEEEEEEEMA; translated from the exons ATGAGGGAGATCCTCCACATCCAGGGCGGGCAATGTGGGAACCAGATCGGAGCCAAGTTCTGGGAGGTGATCTGCGACGAGCACGGGATCGACCAGACCGGGAAGTACTCCGGCGATTCCGACCTCCAGCTTGAGCGGATCAACGTCTACTACAATGAGGCGAGCGGGGGGCGGTACGTCCCGAGGGCTGTGCTTATGGATCTGGAGCCGGGGACCATGGATTCGCTGAGATCCGGACCCTTCGGCCAGGTCTTCCGCCCGGACAACTTCGTGTTCGGCCAGTCCGGGGCCGGGAACAACTGGGCCAAGGGGCACTACACCGAGGGCGCTGAGCTCATCGACGCCGTTCTTGATGTCGTCAGGAAGGAGGCCGAGAACTGCGACTGCTTGCAAG GATTCCAAGTATGCCATTCTTTGGGAGGAGGCACGGGATCTGGCATGGGCACTCTTCTTATCTCAAAAATCAGAGAGGAGTACCCAGATCGCATGATGTTGACGTTCTCTGTTTTCCCATCACCCAAGGTCTCCGACACAGTCGTTGAGCCATACAATGCTACTCTTTCTGTTCATCAGCTTGTTGAGAATGCCGATGAATGTATGGTCCTTGACAATGAAGCTCTCTACGATATCTGCTTCCGCACTCTCAAGCTTGCCACTCCTACCT TTGGTGATCTTAATCATCTCATCTCTGCTACCATGAGTGGTGTCACCTGTTGCCTGAGGTTCCCAGGTCAGCTCAATTCTGACCTCCGAAAACTGGCTGTTAACTTGATCCCATTCCCCCGCCTTCACTTCTTCATGGTGGGATTTGCACCCTTGACCTCTAGAGGTTCCCAACAGTACCGGGCTCTCACTGTTCCTGAGCTGACTCAGCAAATGTGGGACTCTAAGAACATGATGTGCGCTGCTGACCCCCGACATGGCCGCTATCTCACAGCTTCTGCCATGTTCCGTGGGAAGATGAGCACAAAAGAAGTGGATGAACAAATGATCAATGTCCAGAACAAGAACTCGTCTTACTTTGTTGAATGGATTCCAAACAATGTCAAATCCAGTGTTTGTGACATCCCACCAAAGGGGCTGAAGATGGCATCAACATTCATTGGGAACTCAACATCCATTCAGGAGATGTTCCACAGGGTAAGCGAGCAGTTCACGGCTATGTTCAGGAGGAAAGCTTTCTTGCACTGGTACACTGGTGAGGGAATGGATGAGATGGAGTTCACGGAGGCTGAGAGCAATATGAATGATTTGGTGGCGGAGTACCAGCAGTACCAGGATGCAACAGCTGATGAAGAGtatgaggaggaggaagaggaagagatggCCTGA